TAAGGGAAATGAAGCAGCAAGACCGGAGGTGCTCAGATGTGAATGTTTGCCAACGAAGACAGCATTTAGCCCTGGAGCCCAATGATACCTGacaagatgaggaaaatgaggacCACAACTCCACAAGGACTCGAGAGTAGCATAAATATGTGTGGCTCTAACAGATCCACTAATAAGTATCAGCTTCTCTCTTCTTCacaaaaacaaaaatgaaaaaaaaagaaagaaagctcCACCAAGTGTCATAAAAAAAAGATAGATTCGGCAAGATTGTATAATGTGTTCAACTCCACAAAGTTAAACCAAGATACAGGAACCTTACCACAGGCAACACGGCCACCAGCATTTCCCGTGCTCTTGCTAAGCTCATGTCCACCTGATACACGACAGAGAAGGTATGGTTATATGTAAACCTTTTAGTCTTGGAGCACTATGTATTAACAATAGCACACCTATAAGAAGCTATTAGGAATTTGCTCAAAAACAGAATAAAAGCACAGACTAAAAGAGGCTAACAGATAAACACTAGTTTGCTAAAAAATTCTCTTTGTGAACAATTCAGCATCCATGGAAGAATGACAACCAGATTTGTAAGATACACATTCAGAAAGTGGATAAAATCAAGAATTCCTAGTTAACGTAAATTAAATGATAAGCATCAGTTTCATCCAATAGCATGTGAAAATAGTTTGTGAACTGACAGAAATGCAGTTAAGGCGATTTCCATTTTGTCTCTAATATTATGTTTATTATCTACTGTATGAAGGATAGTGAGAACATGCAGACAGCATAACACAAACTACTCCATCAACACTGCACTAGAGAGGCCATACAGATCTGATAAACTGCATTCAAGTGTTTATGGAGCATTACCCTTGCCAAGGTCATCAGGATCGGCATGGACAACTACAGCTCGGCCAATGATTGAGTGTGGCCCAGTGAGGGGAATCTGACATTCAAATGTGTGTTCCATGTCAAATGAACAAATTCAAACCAAAATGGTAAGAAAAGGTACAGCGAGAAAGTGAGTATCAGTATCCCCAACCTGGCAGTCAGTAATATCGACATTAGCAACACCTGCCAAGCAATAAATTGTCAGTGGGATTATGCGCTGCAATCTAATGCAACAAATTActtttgaaaacaaagaaacTAATCTTTTCAGTCAACTATGTTAAAGGTTTCTCCAATACAAATGAACCAGACAGCAGTAAAAGACAGTGAGACAAATCACAAATGTACCATCTTCACCAGTTGTCACATTCCCAAGATCACCGGCATGGCGATTCTCATCTTCTGGTGCACCATGCTCCTTACCAGCAGGATTGAAGTGTGGCCCTGCAGCACAAAATAATTTACCCCGTAAGCACAGCATATCCACTTGCCCTGATACATAACAGGGGAAAGAGATGTAGGTACCAGTGGACATGCAGCCATTGGTGGTGTCACCAAGCGCATGCACATGGAACCCATGGAGCCCCGGCTTGAGCCCAGAGATACTTCCGGTCACGGTGGTTGGACCTAAGCATAAACCAGAATTAGCAACCAAACCAACCAATTGTGTTTGACGAATGCAATAGTATAGAACACAGATGTTCTCATAAGTCAAGACATGTGGGGAGAATTACCATCTCCCTCTTGGGAAAAGAAGATGGTGCCCTTGACATCACTGCCAGCGAGGACAGCGACAGCCTTCACCATTGTCTATGTGATCTGCAGTCAAAGCCCGAAAGGAACGAGTTCATTTAAGTAGGCTAACATGACAGGGCATGTTGAAGTGCTGAAGAACAAAACTTTTGCAGTATATGTATTCACTAATCAGTATACTGAAACTGTAGGTTTAACAGCATAAATCAACACAGCTTAAAGTTCAAACAGTTAGTAGACTGCAGTCGTAGGTTGTAGCTACACGCATCGATGCATCTATTACACAATCATCCGCGTGGGCAAACACTAGTGCACAGGCAGCAAACCAAATCATACGGGTAGGCAAATACTACTGCACAGGCAGCAAACCAGTCGCCCAGATCTTCTATCTAGTAATTCGAACACAAATTCGGCAGGGCCAACGAATATCAAAGACTCAAGCGAACAGAACAACCACAGATCCGGCGAACCCGGCTGAATCAGCGATAGGGGGGGCCTAGGTGGATGAATTCAGGCAAAGAGAAACGATTAGAACCCTAATTACGATTTGGGGGTTTAGAACTTGAGGACGGGAGCACTTGCAAACGATGAGAAGCGACTAGAAACCTAGGATCTGGGGGTTTAGGGTGATTGATATACCTCAGGCGACCCCTGCGTGCGACGCGAGTGGAGAAGTCGGAAGAGAAGGCGAGCAGCGAGAGCGAGTCTGTGGAAGACTCGAGAACCGAGGGctaaggggccgtttagttcccaaaaatttccaccaaaaaattttcatctcctctttaaacacatgtatgaagcactaaatataattaaataacaaaactaattacacagtttggatgtacacgacgagacgaattttttgagcctaattagtgtatgatcagccataagtgctacagtaacccacatgtgctaatggtacggtcaaaggcctcaaaagattcgtctcgcggtttccaagcgggttctgaaattagtgttcgaaaaatcctctcgacatctggtcaaacattaATGTGACACGCAAAAAATTTCGCGTTGGGGAACTAAATGCCCCCTAAATGGATGGATCGGAGGGCAGTTGTCCAGGTGCAACTGGAAGCACCTTAAGAGGCTGTCGGAGGAGACTTGTCCAGGTGCAACTGGAA
This portion of the Panicum virgatum strain AP13 chromosome 2N, P.virgatum_v5, whole genome shotgun sequence genome encodes:
- the LOC120662108 gene encoding superoxide dismutase [Cu-Zn] 2-like isoform X1, which produces MVKAVAVLAGSDVKGTIFFSQEGDGPTTVTGSISGLKPGLHGFHVHALGDTTNGCMSTGTYISFPCYVSGQVDMLCLRGKLFCAAGPHFNPAGKEHGAPEDENRHAGDLGNVTTGEDGVANVDITDCQIPLTGPHSIIGRAVVVHADPDDLGKGGHELSKSTGNAGGRVACGIIGLQG
- the LOC120662108 gene encoding superoxide dismutase [Cu-Zn] 2-like isoform X2, which gives rise to MVKAVAVLAGSDVKGTIFFSQEGDGPTTVTGSISGLKPGLHGFHVHALGDTTNGCMSTGPHFNPAGKEHGAPEDENRHAGDLGNVTTGEDGVANVDITDCQIPLTGPHSIIGRAVVVHADPDDLGKGGHELSKSTGNAGGRVACGIIGLQG